Proteins encoded by one window of Aphis gossypii isolate Hap1 chromosome X, ASM2018417v2, whole genome shotgun sequence:
- the LOC114124486 gene encoding uncharacterized protein LOC114124486, which translates to MNIDSVQIELDNMNIDCVNTKSDNMNIDYTITKSDNMNIDCTRTESDNMNIDGKRTESISSSISEESPEPYDIFRQLPLEVITKIVRQLSFNDVISLKSVSKAWRCLYINQNEIWANICDDLNIRVIDYSRCLNDRSRHDSECKGYAEAASEKLFGPLCDYWLTFNHYIMIIRNIKNNDFPIINIPRCPRDEYSYCTDDYIVNINAYNKQPIQVIVLSGASKPIVKKYLKIFDQLKKLIRLRKYPLKVIGNKRYLVLEICSVIFVYSIVRTEFTQSFFKVIRKNVEFGLNQEDFDSKFLNEHRETKFDLYDHKLAMVHPSTGTLFITDLRTGKTYKELKFSSKRCIVNSMKCSDYRIMIGITIMKKKGIEEYLAIVYHMKGCSQDNRLKIPLLKPVSQFKVTNNCIGVENKGTATPFITKIDSYLKVFWLECETFSFDCTRKYIYYTVNQSIFQYDLLKSMLSKFEVVQKIAINAISNLLPLTPINDRYLLVRSTFSNSYDIFDVKEHIPVRSIQLTAGYSLVHVGKLSIVFSNSKEFMVIAFN; encoded by the exons atgaatattgatAGTGTTCAAATAGAATTGGACAACATGAATATTGATTgtgtaaatacaaaatcagacaatatgaatattgatTACACAATTACCAAATCAGacaatatgaatattgatTGTACGAGAACTGAATCAGacaatatgaatattgatGGTAAAAGAACAGAAAGCATATCATCCAGTATTTCAGAGGA atcacCTGAAccttatgatatttttagacAACTTCCACTTGAAGTCATCACTAAAATTGTCCGACAATTGAGTTTCAATGATGTTATAAGCTTAAAATCTGTTAGTAAGGCTTGGagatgtttatatataaaccaaaatGAGATTTGGGCGAATATATgtgatgatttaaatatacgaGTCATTGATTATAGCCGGTGTCTGAATGACAGGTCAAGACATGATTCAGAATGCAAAGGATATGCTGAAGCAGcttcagaaaaattatttgggCCTTTATGTGACTATTGGCTaacatttaatcattatataatgataataaggAACATAAAAAACAACGATTTTCCAATCATTAATATACCTCGTTGTCCGCGTGATGAATATTCATATTGTACTGATGATTATATAGTCAATATAAATGCCTACAACAAACAACCAATTCAAGTAATTGTTTTAAGTGGAGCAAGTAAACctatcgtaaaaaaatatttgaaaatatttgatcagttaaaaaaattaattcgattAAGAAAATACCCTCTCAAAGTAATTGGTAACAAAAGATACTTGGTATTAGAAATTTGTTcagttatatttgtatattcaaTTGTGAGAACTGAATTTACCCAAAGCTTTTTTAAAGTGATACggaaaaatgttgaatttggCTTGAATCAAGAAGATTTTGACTCAAAGTTCTTAAATGAACATCGTGagacaaaatttgatttatatgatCATAAGCTAGCAATGGTACACCCTTCTACtggtacattatttataactgattTGAGGACAGGAAAAACATATAAAGAACTGAAATTTAGTTCAAAAAGATGCATTGTTAATAGCATGAAATGCTCAGATTATAGAATCATGATTGGAATCACAATaatg aaaaaaaaaggaatagaAGAATATTTGGCAATTGTTTATCACATGAAAGGATGTTCACAAGACAATAGATTAAAGATACCCTTATTAAAACCTGTGTCTCAGTTCAAAGTGaccaataattgtattggtGTAGAAAACAAAGGTACTGCAACTCCATTTATCACAAAGATAGATTCatacttaaaagtattttggCTTGAATGtgaaacattttcatttgacTGCACtagaaagtatatttattatactgttaatcAAAGTATATTTCAGTATGACCTTTTAAAGTCCATGCTATCCAAATTTGAAGTGGTACAAAAAATAGCTATTAATGCAATATCAAATCTTTTACCTCTAACACCTATAaatgataggtatttattagttCGATCGACTTTTTCAAATTCGTATGACATATTTGATGTCAAAGAACATATTCCTGTTAGGTCTATACAATTAACTGCAGGGTATTCATTAGTTCATGTGGGTAAACTATCTATAGTGTTCTCTAATTCCAAAGAATTTATGGTTATcgcatttaattaa